The DNA window ggattgtttttaaaaaaatttatatgaaatattaaaatttcaaatatattttttattttttcgaggtgacccgggtcaacccatgtaACCTGGGACCCGACTTCTTGGCTGGGTCAACCTCTAGGTTGAGTCTGATAACTATATTGTTTTGTTGCACGATTAAATAAccggcaaaacccggttcaCCTATGACCTGAGCGACCCGGCAAAACCTGattgagacctttttttttaatgtgtttttttatctcagCCAGagaccttttatatatatatataaccaactatatatatatataggtggttGTTAACCCTTCTTAAAATTCACTAtgtaaatactagaagaatgttttattttttcaatgtggaatttaaAACCCTTTgatatatatactatatgttcacacacaaaaaatatttttttaatatgggatttgaaacactttagtatatatactctatattcacaaggaaaaagttatgtgttttcaatgtggaataaaaaatctttttgactTGAATACTTCAACTTGAAAGGATAACATAtcaacataatatcttttcaacgtgagataaaaaatattttaaaataatattttaaacttcattatttataatatgtataacctatattcacatggattatttttaaaatttgtcatgtgaaatattaaaatttcaaattttttttattttttcaggttgaCCCGGGTAGCCCGGGACCCGACTCTTTGGCTGGGTCAACCCTCGAGTTGAGTCTGataactatgtttttttgttgcacgattaaataactaatttacccttgaaataaataattaaaaaaataactatcaagCTAACAAGGGCTTCATggtctttttgctttttttcaatACAGTTAAATGACTATAATactctcaaagaaaaaaaaactaaacatgttattgatggcttttttatcttttcatcatggtttttcatcattttcaatatGCACAAGGAAAAttagtcttttaataaataataaatattatatagaaaCAATTGTTGGCGTGTGCTACACGTGCTCGATTGAGTGAATGCCACCAACACCTTTTGAGCAGCAGGTGCAACGGCGTTTGATGACAAAAAACTATCAACCATGGTGTTACTCGAAAGCTTATGTGACGACGCAGCCGATAGGGGTAGAGTGTGTTATTCAATTCACAATAGTTGGGTTGCAATGAACtttttttctacctttttttcttttcttttctcttttctaccCAAAAAATCCATGCTTAACCTTCCAAACTTCAATAGTgtcttttaatttgtatttatttagaTTGTGACcatcattgttttgattgttgtttttgtttatttttatgtatttttatttttttctcaattttatctatgagtattttatttcatttaattttgtttttgatttggtttttattcttttgattgttgtttttttatcattttcttgatttattgttattttaaattttacctatcaatattttatttcatttaactttaataatttcggttttcattattttgatttgattgctattttttatcatttttttttattttgtttttaaatttagccactaattattatttacttttcatttagtttttgtactagatttggtcctcattattttgatttatatttatctgattttttttgtgattaggAATTATgtctcattattttttctacaaattaatcatggtctcatgatttGAGTTATTAGTTTTGAATTCTAATCTAGTTTAAGTTTggtattttatttctattttacaaattgattttttttcaaaacaatttctccacattatttaaaattaatttaattttcactcttatcatttaacattaaattattggatcttaagctttttaatttttctatttttttgggttgtCTCGGGTTTGGGTTAGTTAACCCGGGtagacttaagtttttttttgaagtgtttttttattgatttaactttttttttcatgtcctttttgtaatttcaaattgttttatcCTGGTCTCATTTTACACGTAACAAGTTAGTTAAGTAAACCCGagttaattcagttttttttattttttttaattttattattttacatcaGGTTATTAGATCTTAATCCTTgtaattatttctattttttttataatattattccaatctaatatattagataacatgttaattaaattatcctgaatatatatatatatatatatatatatatatatatatatatttttaaaaaaaattaccttgtgCCCGTGGCCCactatttaatcaattttttaattgtgataaatctttggaataaaaaaacttgaggaaGTAGAAACCGCAgcgaataaattataatttactctgaattttttcatatatatatatatatatatatatatatatatatatatatataaaagaagacaATAATCGTTGAGAGAGCCTCTCGCCGCGAATGCGTAAAGCAAGCGCGCATCTTCAGGTCTTCACATCGTGATGCCTCCTAGCACCTCACCTGCTGTTTGCGACCATTTTACGATGTGATGTTTTAGAATTTtgagaatataatttttaaaattagtatattaaaatgatttaaaaatatataaaatatattaatttaaaataaaaaaattaaaaattttcaaaaacattttccaacCGAGCATCAAGAACATCCAtattatactattatttttctcaaacatGCTGGCTCAATTAATCCAGTCTATTCATTTTTAGAGATCTTTGAGCTTCCATGATACTCATTTCCCATGCTCCATTATTAACGTAAAGTATCTGGTGTGGGAAAACCATTATAAATATgctttaattataataataaattgatatttttattctaagaaaataaaaaaaatcactgagAATATATTTCAggggtaaaataattttttttagatttatttgttattttagatttgttCAGGACATCAcaattttttcacattttttgcACAATACACTTACTTCATTATCCCTGcaagcacaaaaaaaattaactttgatgGCGGTTTGGTGGGTTGGcctttatcattttgatttacaACAGTATTCTATACcatattacaaaatatatctttttaatttattaatttaaaaaataaaaaaatattattttaatatattttcaattaactttttttaaaaaaacaccttacATCACATTactaatatatattacttttgTGTTTaagttcatttaaaaaatttatttagcttgaaaaaatattaaattaattttttctagttttttttttggataattttgatattattgtataaaaaataaaaaaaatttaatatattaaaaaaaacacataaaaatcacGTTTCATCGCAATACTAATGGgggtatttatttttcaaaataaaaaattccgtGAACTGATCTGAACCACCAATTGTTAATGACTGTGATTCGAAACGTCGTTGACTTGACAGCTGAACCAAGGTCTagcttttaatttgtaatttaataagATTAATCGATTAGTCCtcatagtttttaatttgttacaaCTTACTCCCTCTGTAAATTCTCTAACTGTGACCCATTTTGATCTTTCCCCCCTAATATATCTCTCTTTCTGACTAAATTCTAATAGCATTGtaattttttcccttctttttcctCAACTTTTAAACTCTTCAACATAAATTCCATACAAAAAACCAAGAGCTATTTACCTCCATCATAAATTAGGTTATGATtggaaaggtaaaaaaaaaagaattgtaaaGAATTTTCTTGAAACTAAGAATCAAAGCAGACAAAATAAATCCACATGagaaacaattttaaatatctaattattattaatgaaataataatcaAAGCTAGTTACAGGattaatatatagtttatgAAATAAGAAGGACTGgttaattaattgtattaaaCAATAGAGACTAAGTTATAATTTACTCATCAACGAGGTTAGAACTGAACGGTCTGTCGCCGCATAATCCCCTCTACTCGACAGGTGTATCTCTAAACTCCAGTCGATAAACACGAGAGCGATTAACTTGACACGTCATATAAATCCACAGGCGTCACGTTTCAGAATATCTTACTAAACACGACAAGATCTGACCATCCCCAAACCTCCACGTGTACAAGGCAATTGACCTCAACTTGtaacattaatttataatttaaaagccTGTCTCCTTCCCGTTGAAAAGGCAGCAAACCAGAAAAATTGAGAGCAAGTAAACAATGGGCAAAGAAAACGAGACATCGGAGACACCAGGTGGGTATAAGCTAGCTGGTTTCTCAAGCTTTGTTCGATCCAACCCACGCTCCGACCGGTTTAAAGTTAACCGGTTCCACCACATAGAATTCTGGTGCACGGACGCAACAAATACGGCTCGCCGATTCTCATGGGGACTCGGCATGCCCATCGTCGCCAAATCCGACCTCTCCACAGGCAACGCCACACACGCCTCTTATCTCCTCCGCTCCGGCGACCTAAACTTCCTATTCACCGCACCGTATTCTCCCTCCATCGCCTCCATGGACAACCTCTCCCACACTGCTACCGCCTCCATCCCCACCTTCAACCACGAAACCAGCCGCGGTTTCTCCGCCAAACACGGCCTCGCAGTCCGCGCCATCGCCATCGAGGTTGACGACGCCGAGCTGGCTTTCACCACCAGCGTCGCGCACGGTGCCAAGCCATCAGCCTCTCCAGTCCTCCTCGATAATCGTGCCGTTGTCGCCGAGGTTCACCTCTACGGCGACGTTGTGTTAAGATATGTGAGCTACGGGAATTCTGAAAGCGACGACTCTGACCCTGGTAGTTGGTTTTTGCCCAAATTTGAGGCAGTCGAGGCAGCATCGTCTTTTCCGTTGGATTATGGGATTAGGAGATTGGACCATGCGGTTGGAAACGTTCCTGAATTAGCTCAGGCGGTGAATTACGTTAAGGAATTCACCGGTTTTCATGAATTTGCAGAGTTCACGGCGGAGGATGTTGGGACTAGCGAGAGTGGACTGAATTCGGTTGTTTTGGCTAATAACGAAGAGACGGTACTGTTTCCAATGAACGAGCCGGTTTTTGGGACCAAAAGGAAGAGTCAGATACAGACTTATCTAGAGCACAACGAAGGGGCTGGGTTGCAACATTTGGCGCTTGTGAGTGAGGATATTTTCAGGACTTTGAGGGAGATGAGGAAGAGGAGTGCAGTTGGGGGATTCGAGTTTATGCCTTCGCCACCGCCCACTTACTATAAGAATCTGAAGAGTCGAGCTGGGGATGTGTTGAGCGATGAGCAGATTAAGGAGTGTGAGGAATTGGGGATTTTGGTTGATCGAGATGATCAGGGGACTTTGCTTCAGATTTTCACCAAGCCTGTCGGTGATAGGTATTTGCAGAACTTCTTTGATTTCATTGAATTGTATTCGTTGGGTTTAGAGTTCATGTATGGCTTTATAGGATTGGATAGTTTTGagtcaatttattattatcttatttcTTTGAATAAGTTTTAGGCCTTAGGCTTGGAAGATTTGAGGagatttatttaatcttgtGTTTTTGGCAGGCCAACTATGTTTATAGAGATAATTCAGAGAGTTGGGTGCATGCTCAAGGACGAGAAGGGCAAAGAATACCAGAAGGGTGGATGCGGAGGATTTGGGAAAGGAAATTTCTCAGAGCTCTTCAAGTCGATTGAGGAATATGAAAAGACACTTGGAgccaaaataattgcagaaacaGCTTCAGCATGAATTGTTTTCTCTCTTGGCTGCTCTTTCTGAACACTCTATGCAAGAGCTTTGGTTGATGAAGCCAGGTTCGTTGTACTATTACGTCTAATTCTGCTAAGATGATGTTATGCATTAAGTTTGTTAAGTCGAGCAATTTCAATGCAAATTGTTGACGCATGGTGAAAATTTCGTTTGTATCTACTCAGG is part of the Populus trichocarpa isolate Nisqually-1 chromosome 2, P.trichocarpa_v4.1, whole genome shotgun sequence genome and encodes:
- the LOC7480718 gene encoding 4-hydroxyphenylpyruvate dioxygenase; the encoded protein is MGKENETSETPGGYKLAGFSSFVRSNPRSDRFKVNRFHHIEFWCTDATNTARRFSWGLGMPIVAKSDLSTGNATHASYLLRSGDLNFLFTAPYSPSIASMDNLSHTATASIPTFNHETSRGFSAKHGLAVRAIAIEVDDAELAFTTSVAHGAKPSASPVLLDNRAVVAEVHLYGDVVLRYVSYGNSESDDSDPGSWFLPKFEAVEAASSFPLDYGIRRLDHAVGNVPELAQAVNYVKEFTGFHEFAEFTAEDVGTSESGLNSVVLANNEETVLFPMNEPVFGTKRKSQIQTYLEHNEGAGLQHLALVSEDIFRTLREMRKRSAVGGFEFMPSPPPTYYKNLKSRAGDVLSDEQIKECEELGILVDRDDQGTLLQIFTKPVGDRPTMFIEIIQRVGCMLKDEKGKEYQKGGCGGFGKGNFSELFKSIEEYEKTLGAKIIAETASA